The stretch of DNA tAGTAGATTGGCACACAAAAAACCATCTCATAACATCTTTTATGTTTTGTGGAGtctgattgttttttttttatatttaatttaattgttttcttctacaaacaaaaaaaaaactaagcaaacaaatcaaagagttaacattttttttagttgagCAATCTAAAAAGaatacttgttttttttttcttcttactcTTAAAGAGTCGTTTGATCTCATCACTTTGAACTAGAAAAATGGAATCTATGTGTATGAACCAAGAAACGGTGTTACTCGATCTTCAATTTCTACGGGAAAAGAATATGAAGGAAACATTGCACAAGTaatgactttttttatttttatttttttattgtctgGTGAGTAGTTAGaatgacaaaattaaattgaatttgtttttgtgtGTATTTAGGATGGAGCATGAATCAGGTTTCTACTTCAATTTGAAGTATTTTAATGAGAAAATTCTTGTTGGAGATTCAGATGAGTGTGAGAAGTAACTCAACGGTTTTACTAAAGTGAATGAAAATCGATCCTCCATGAAGATGTTCTTTGAGATGAGGAAGCAAAAACACTTTCAAAGTCGTGGTCAGGTTGTGTTCTTGATCTATATcatcataattttaaatatatagtaCTCTCATTGTCAAATCACATTCAAATGTGATCTTAATTGATGTTTCATAGTGGTTTCGACAATGTGTCATGGCCCATATCGCATGTGCATAACTGGATTTAAAACCCTAATGGATCTCTAATATTGTGGAGAATTGCAATCAAATGTGGTTTCAATTGATATCACGTTGTAGTTTTTGCAATATCACAAAACCACTATGTCGAGGCCCAGATCTCGATTGTAAATCAATATTCAAAACCCTAatcataatcatcattattacaatcttgattttatttaagTATTCGTGTAATGTATTGGAATATTTCATGGTTGTTTGTTTTTCTAATGTTTAAATGATCTCATTTGTCCTCAAAGATGAGAAAGTGGCGGCTGTTGATATTCTTGCGAAAGATTTGAAAGTGTTTTCAACATTCAATGAAGATTTGTTCAAGGAAATAACACAATTTCTAACCGTTGAGATTATTAGGTAATTGTTTGCTTTCTACTTTTTCTATAATGTGGTTGACTATGGATTGATGATGAGATGTTAAAAGTCAGTTGaattttaaatatagttttggtTTAAATGCAGGGAGAATGGACATTTATCACAATATGGAGATGCTAGATCAACGGGgagaattttaaatatagttttctGTCAATGACATATCTTATATCATTTGTAGCTTCATTTTCTTGAATAAAGTTTTGTCCATGTTCTCCACCCCTTCTGAATTGGCAGCATGTGCTTTGCAAAAATCAAAAGCGAAGTTTGGATGTCACAACTACTTTAGCCGATCAGACTTGTGATCAACCTCAGAGAGAACCTTGCAAATAAAACACACACATGTGTGTTCTATTTTCCAGGTTCTCTCTGAGGTTGATCACAAGTATGATCGGTTAAAATAGTCGTGACATTCAAACTTCGCTTTGGATTTTTGCAAAGCGCATGCTGCCAATTCAGACTGGATAGAGAACATTAACATAATTTAGCCAAGAAAAACATCATTAACGAAGCTAAAAAATGATATAGGATATATCATtagggaagaagaaaaaaatgaataaattaatgTGTAGAGAGTTAAAGTATTGTGTTAATTGAACAATCACATCAAAAAATATACAAGTTGTAATTTGTAATCCTAAAGATAATAGAAAGATAATGCAGTTAAGGAGGAGACATAGATGTCCAAACTTTATCATCAAATCTCAATCTTGTGttcttttcctattttttttatatgtttactTTCGAACTAGGATTGCTAAGCTATTCTATATATAGATGACCAAATTCCATTTATGCCCTCATTTTTGCTTTTGTGGCAGTTGAATTGAGAAGgagattttagtttttttctaAACTATTCTTTTCTCATATTGATAGTTGATATCATCACTCTATCTTAACAAGCAACTAGTAAccgacccgtgcgatgcacgggtttgtAGAAACTGCATTTATATAACAATCATGGTTGTTGCCAACCATGGATGATATGGATCAAATTATGCTAGCAAGAAGCATATGGATATTAATCAAATTGGTAACATCATTGAACAAACAAAAAGCATTAGGGATTAAAAGTTAAATAGTAGTAATTATGGTACATGTCCTTACATTCATCACCAAAATGGTCCTTAAAAGAGTATGACCTTGATATTGAGATCCACTAATGGCAAAAAGGATGGAAATTAAATATTGTTTGGTACATTATAGCATAAGTTACAAAACAGATAGAGGAGTTAGAGTTGAAGGATAGCTAGAGAGAGATCTAGAGCATATAATAGTACTGACTTTGGTAGAATTTCTTCCGATTGCTGGATGTTGACGGAGCATGCAGGGTAGTTTTAACACCAATGAAAGGGGATAGCTTAAAGTAGATAGTCCTATTGTTAGATGACTTAGTAACACCGAATTTAACAACTACACCCTCGGACAGTTTATGTACCTTGCAAACATCTCCCCATTGTCCTGAAATTTTGCAGCTGATATAAGGGCCATTGTCAAACTTCAAATCACAGTGATCCCAGGTGTTACCAAGCCAGTCAATTAATCTGAGTTTAGTCTCTTCATTAGGGAGTGCATTTTGACAGAAACCTCTCCAATAGATTGTCTGTTGAATAATTAAACAACACAACATTTAGtaatgaatacaaagtattaAAGATACTGTAGCATGAGAAATGAAACATACCAAAGTCCCAGTCTCAACATCAGGAGCAGTGAGGGTTTTTTCAAGACTGTGGGTAAAAACTTTTGGAAGGACAAAGTAGGGAATAGGTCCATTTGAAGTTGCTTCTAGGAAAGGTTTTTCCAACACAAGTTTATATGGGGGAGTCCTATGAGGATAGGTGATTTCCACACCAGTAATGTATGGTACCCGAATAAAGAAGACAAAAGGACTGATGAACAAAAGAGTAATCCAAGCGCCGGCATTGATGTTATAGAAATCTTTCAATCGAGACCAGCCATGAGTGAAATAAATCTGTGAATTGTTCTTTTTGAATACAGCTACTTGGATTTGATTTTTGTTAATGTCCTGTAAAAGAACTGTATCACCAATGTACTGACCAATGACGCTTGCATATATTTCCGGTAGTTTTCCTCGATTCTACATAATAAGCATAACATTAGACCATTTCAGCTTATCATTAAATATATTGTAGCAATGATGTGAGTGTATATCCACTCTACATAATAATCATAATATCAGGAGCAATGAAATGGAAAGATGGTGAAATgatcaagaaaacaaaacagGTAGGCCAAGCTAGATTGGCCTGGATTGATTGAAACTGAAAATACTAATTGTGAGTTCACCCAAGTCTAGCAATTAAAAATGACAGCAAAGTTGTCAATCTATTATTGAAAGAGGAATAATAGAAAGGAAATTGGAATCAATAATTTTGATAGCAAAGTTGTCAATCTATTATTTCAATtgaactgacaaaaaaaaaaactaattgagTGAAAACAAAGATATTCTTTACCAATAGTCACACTTCTTGTTATAAGAAGCATGGGGATTAAGGAAGATCATATCAAACCttacaataacaaaaaaaataacttgaGTCAGGATATGCATTGCAACTTTCAAAACT from Trifolium pratense cultivar HEN17-A07 linkage group LG5, ARS_RC_1.1, whole genome shotgun sequence encodes:
- the LOC123885279 gene encoding uncharacterized protein LOC123885279; the encoded protein is MVYVDVKGKATNSSLRGRTSMTVGASMVYQPELKKDKRKGKPPAHPKNRGKLPEIYASVIGQYIGDTVLLQDINKNQIQVAVFKKNNSQIYFTHGWSRLKDFYNINAGAWITLLFISPFVFFIRVPYITGVEITYPHRTPPYKLVLEKPFLEATSNGPIPYFVLPKVFTHSLEKTLTAPDVETGTLTIYWRGFCQNALPNEETKLRLIDWLGNTWDHCDLKFDNGPYISCKISGQWGDVCKVHKLSEGVVVKFGVTKSSNNRTIYFKLSPFIGVKTTLHAPSTSSNRKKFYQSQYYYML